One region of Sulfuriroseicoccus oceanibius genomic DNA includes:
- a CDS encoding D-alanyl-D-alanine carboxypeptidase family protein yields the protein MMTKTNFRTRWQRALLAVGAFVSLAATVPTVEAQVDVVAREPAVYVTCDALSSVSFYEKGSQTKFAPGGFSKIATAVVALDWVEKTGTSMSQVAVVPLHPMGQQLRNPMGLVAGDRIKLRDAVYSALLGDDDVAAVTIASHVGRNLVMARRKAANPEEEFVQEMNYLAAMLGMKQTRFESPEGMLAVKKRDGRTTARDLALLAAYVMNKPSFRFYVTQRSRSISVDRVGGAKRFKVTNANRLVGRNGVDGVMANVRTGLGGAALVSAKKAPDVRESPETGESVVYLKRIVAVVVGSSDPLGVTPPMLERTWSEWETWHEGGRRTPAERIIRPAE from the coding sequence ATGATGACCAAGACCAATTTTCGAACCCGTTGGCAGCGAGCATTGCTTGCCGTGGGGGCATTTGTCTCGCTGGCAGCCACGGTGCCCACCGTGGAGGCCCAAGTGGATGTGGTGGCGCGCGAGCCGGCGGTGTATGTGACCTGTGACGCGCTGAGCAGCGTCTCGTTTTACGAAAAAGGATCGCAGACCAAGTTCGCACCAGGTGGGTTCTCCAAGATCGCGACGGCGGTCGTGGCATTGGATTGGGTGGAGAAGACTGGGACTTCGATGTCCCAGGTGGCAGTGGTTCCCTTGCACCCGATGGGCCAGCAGTTGCGCAACCCGATGGGCTTGGTGGCCGGTGACCGGATCAAACTTCGTGATGCGGTGTACTCCGCGCTGCTCGGTGATGACGACGTGGCTGCGGTGACGATTGCCTCGCATGTGGGGCGCAACCTGGTGATGGCGCGGCGCAAGGCGGCCAACCCGGAAGAGGAGTTTGTCCAAGAGATGAACTATCTGGCGGCGATGTTGGGGATGAAGCAGACGCGTTTCGAATCGCCCGAGGGCATGCTGGCGGTGAAGAAGCGTGATGGCCGGACCACGGCGCGCGATCTGGCATTGCTGGCGGCCTATGTGATGAACAAACCGTCCTTCAGGTTTTATGTGACGCAGCGTTCGCGTTCGATTTCTGTCGACCGTGTGGGCGGGGCCAAGCGGTTCAAGGTGACGAACGCGAACCGTCTGGTCGGGCGCAATGGCGTGGACGGTGTGATGGCCAATGTGCGCACGGGGCTGGGAGGCGCGGCCTTGGTTTCGGCCAAAAAGGCACCGGATGTGCGTGAGTCTCCGGAGACTGGCGAGAGTGTGGTTTACCTCAAGCGCATTGTGGCAGTGGTGGTGGGAAGTTCCGATCCGCTCGGGGTGACGCCGCCAATGCTGGAGCGGACGTGGAGTGAATGGGAGACGTGGCATGAGGGCGGGCGCAGGACGCCTGCCGAGCGGATTATTCGTCCTGCGGAGTAA
- the rocF gene encoding arginase, with translation MAGRCQILGAPVDSGARAPGCEMGPAAMRAAGVVATLAELGWDVEDLGDVRVDDVPAIAHSNPALHGLGETVAWTRALMDAAYAAARSGAYVLCLGGDHSLSAGTVAGVAKYAAELGRPQFVLWLDAHSDIHTLDTTVSGNLHGIPVAYFTGQSGFDPFPDVPHPVPAGNVCLLGMRSVDTAEGERLKETAMEFHDMREIDVRGVLVVLEGFLQRVSAAGGRLHVSLDVDFLDPGIAPAVTTPVAGGATLREAQLVMERLSDSGLVTSVDVAELNPFLDERGRTSKMLTDLVARLFGRTFLEAPTSTT, from the coding sequence ATGGCGGGTCGTTGTCAGATTTTGGGAGCTCCCGTGGATTCGGGGGCTAGAGCGCCGGGTTGTGAAATGGGACCGGCGGCGATGCGTGCTGCCGGGGTGGTGGCTACGTTGGCTGAGCTGGGCTGGGACGTAGAGGACTTGGGGGATGTGCGTGTGGACGATGTGCCGGCGATCGCGCATTCCAACCCGGCACTGCATGGACTGGGGGAGACGGTTGCGTGGACCAGGGCGCTGATGGATGCGGCTTACGCGGCGGCACGATCCGGCGCGTACGTTTTGTGTCTCGGCGGCGATCACAGTCTGTCAGCAGGGACGGTGGCGGGAGTTGCGAAATACGCGGCGGAATTGGGGCGCCCGCAGTTTGTGCTGTGGCTGGACGCGCACTCGGACATCCACACGCTCGACACGACGGTCAGCGGGAATTTGCACGGCATCCCAGTGGCCTACTTCACGGGGCAGTCTGGGTTTGATCCGTTTCCCGATGTGCCGCACCCGGTGCCGGCGGGAAATGTGTGCCTGCTTGGGATGCGGTCGGTGGACACGGCGGAAGGTGAGCGGCTGAAAGAGACTGCGATGGAGTTTCACGACATGCGGGAAATCGATGTGCGGGGCGTTTTGGTTGTGTTGGAGGGCTTTCTGCAGCGGGTCTCAGCGGCTGGAGGTAGGTTGCACGTGAGCTTGGATGTGGATTTTCTCGATCCTGGGATTGCTCCGGCGGTGACGACTCCGGTGGCGGGTGGTGCCACGTTGCGGGAGGCTCAGTTGGTGATGGAGCGGTTGAGCGACAGTGGCCTGGTGACGTCGGTAGACGTAGCAGAGTTGAACCCATTTCTCGATGAACGGGGGCGCACCTCCAAGATGCTGACCGATCTCGTGGCGCGGCTCTTTGGGAGGACGTTCCTCGAGGCTCCCACATCAACCACGTGA
- a CDS encoding ornithine cyclodeaminase, whose amino-acid sequence MTANQESGNEPSPLALVPFVSVAHMMELINGRGVERVLREIADYIEEDFKNWPQFHKQARVAAHSEDGVIELMPAADAEHYGFKYVNGHPKNMREGLQTVTAFGVLAKVASGYPILISEMTLLTALRTAAMSALAGRELAAPGATTMAMIGNGAQCEFQAIAFKALVGIGSVRLYDVDPAATAKVVRNLANRGLDVVSCASVEEAVEGAQIITTCTAAKRRAVAVADELIRPGVHLNAIGGDCPGKTELAVETLRRASIFVEYEEQTRVEGEIQQLEPSSAVTELWQVLRGEVSGRKDAQEITLFDSVGFAIEDFAALRYVHDRVTAGAAHEELDLLADPDDPRDLFGMILRAQT is encoded by the coding sequence ATGACAGCGAATCAGGAATCTGGAAACGAGCCTTCGCCGCTTGCCTTGGTGCCGTTTGTGTCGGTGGCGCACATGATGGAGTTGATCAACGGGCGTGGAGTCGAGCGGGTGTTGCGTGAGATTGCCGATTATATAGAGGAGGACTTTAAGAACTGGCCGCAGTTTCACAAGCAGGCGCGAGTGGCCGCGCATTCAGAGGATGGGGTGATCGAGTTGATGCCGGCGGCGGATGCGGAGCATTACGGGTTCAAGTACGTGAATGGGCATCCGAAGAACATGAGGGAGGGGTTGCAGACGGTGACCGCATTCGGGGTGTTGGCGAAGGTGGCAAGTGGGTATCCGATATTGATTTCTGAGATGACCTTGCTGACCGCGTTGCGCACAGCTGCGATGTCAGCGTTGGCAGGAAGGGAGTTGGCGGCACCGGGTGCGACGACGATGGCGATGATAGGCAATGGTGCGCAGTGCGAGTTTCAGGCGATTGCCTTCAAGGCGTTGGTTGGGATCGGATCGGTGCGTCTGTACGATGTCGATCCAGCGGCCACTGCGAAGGTGGTGCGCAACTTGGCAAACCGGGGGCTCGATGTGGTGTCGTGCGCATCGGTCGAGGAAGCGGTTGAGGGGGCGCAAATCATCACGACCTGTACTGCGGCCAAGCGGCGTGCGGTTGCCGTGGCGGACGAGTTGATCCGTCCGGGCGTGCATCTTAATGCGATTGGTGGAGATTGCCCTGGCAAGACCGAGTTGGCAGTGGAGACTCTGAGGCGGGCGTCGATCTTCGTCGAATATGAAGAGCAGACGAGAGTAGAGGGGGAGATTCAACAACTTGAGCCTTCCTCTGCGGTGACCGAGCTCTGGCAGGTTCTGCGGGGGGAGGTGAGTGGGCGGAAGGATGCTCAGGAGATCACGCTTTTCGACAGTGTGGGGTTCGCGATCGAGGACTTTGCGGCGTTGCGCTATGTCCATGACCGCGTGACTGCCGGGGCAGCGCATGAGGAGCTGGATCTGTTGGCGGACCCTGATGACCCGCGGGACTTGTTTGGCATGATCCTGCGGGCCCAGACCTAA
- a CDS encoding 6-phosphofructokinase: protein MRIGILNSGGDCPGLNAVIHGVVGAADKLGWEVVGFTDGFEGMLPPARYQLLDVNNTMGIQKLGGTILGTTNKGNFGAKVGAGNVMEVPHEIVNSARKTFDALNLEGLVIIGGDGTLTTALQLCNMGWPVVGVPKTIDNDLHATARTFGFDSAVTSVVDGLDRLQTTAGSHGRVIVLEVMGRHAGWIALHGGIAGGANAILIPEIPFDMDVVCEAVNQREKDGNNFSLIVVAEGALPEGGEQSFIQTEGAASSEYRLGGIGARVAAEIEKRTGKETRSVTLGHLQRGGSPTAFDRILGTWFGVEAVKLIEKKDFGKMVSYQSASVGAVPIEDAVNQLRLVDPEGEEVNAARSVGICMGK from the coding sequence ATGCGAATTGGCATCTTGAATAGCGGGGGCGACTGCCCAGGACTGAACGCAGTGATTCACGGGGTCGTCGGCGCCGCGGACAAACTCGGGTGGGAAGTGGTAGGCTTCACCGATGGCTTCGAAGGCATGCTTCCACCAGCGCGCTACCAGCTGCTGGACGTGAACAACACCATGGGGATCCAGAAGTTGGGCGGTACCATTCTTGGAACCACTAACAAAGGTAACTTCGGTGCGAAAGTGGGCGCTGGCAATGTGATGGAAGTGCCACACGAGATTGTTAACTCGGCACGCAAGACATTCGACGCACTGAACCTGGAAGGTCTCGTCATCATCGGTGGTGACGGAACCCTGACCACCGCTCTGCAGCTTTGCAACATGGGCTGGCCAGTGGTCGGTGTGCCAAAGACCATCGATAACGACTTGCACGCAACCGCCCGTACCTTCGGATTCGATTCCGCAGTGACTTCGGTGGTGGACGGCTTGGACCGCCTCCAGACCACAGCTGGCAGTCACGGCCGCGTGATCGTTCTGGAAGTGATGGGACGTCACGCCGGATGGATCGCCCTGCACGGTGGTATCGCCGGTGGCGCGAATGCGATTTTGATTCCAGAGATTCCATTCGACATGGACGTCGTCTGCGAGGCTGTGAACCAGCGTGAGAAGGATGGCAACAACTTCTCGTTGATCGTGGTGGCTGAAGGCGCACTGCCAGAGGGCGGTGAGCAGAGCTTCATCCAGACCGAAGGCGCAGCCAGCTCCGAGTACCGTCTCGGTGGCATTGGCGCCCGCGTGGCGGCTGAGATCGAGAAGCGCACCGGCAAAGAAACCCGCTCGGTGACCCTTGGTCACTTGCAGCGTGGCGGATCGCCAACCGCATTCGACCGTATCCTCGGAACCTGGTTCGGTGTGGAAGCGGTGAAGTTGATCGAGAAGAAAGACTTCGGCAAGATGGTGAGCTACCAGAGCGCGAGCGTTGGAGCGGTGCCGATCGAAGATGCGGTGAACCAATTGCGCCTCGTCGACCCAGAGGGCGAAGAAGTGAATGCAGCACGTTCGGTGGGCATTTGCATGGGCAAATAA
- the guaB gene encoding IMP dehydrogenase has translation MGEIPLGLSFDDVLLVPKLSEILPGDADLSTNVTAKLRLNLPVLSSAMDTVSESELAIALAREGGLGVIHRNNLIEEQAAMVKRVKRSENAVIYNPLTVTRRQTIGQIKEIMFEHGFSGFPVVGEEGKLEGMITSRDVRILEDDAALVEAVMTPLERLVTAAENTTIEDAQRVLHENRIEKLPLINEAGELVGLITGADIEKRAEFTNAAKDAHGRLLCGAAIGVGPDCVDRAVALAEAGADALFIDAATGHTSRVVDVIRMVKEKVDLPVVAGNVVTEQGAKDLCDAGADAVKVGVGPGSICTTRVISGVGMPQFTAVQNVARHCRKVGVPVIADGGIRYSGDVVKALAAGADLVMLGSLLAGTRESPGATVHFGGRRFKQYRGMGSLQAMRKGSGDRYGQNSSGKLVAEGVEARVPYKGPLADVVFQLMGGLRSGMGYVGASTLEELRERAEFVRITAGGLRESHPHDITITEEPINYQPSN, from the coding sequence ATGGGTGAAATTCCTCTTGGTTTAAGCTTCGACGACGTCCTCCTGGTTCCGAAATTGAGCGAGATTCTGCCTGGCGATGCAGACCTCTCGACCAATGTGACCGCCAAGCTGCGGCTCAATCTGCCGGTGCTCTCATCGGCCATGGACACAGTGAGTGAATCCGAACTCGCCATTGCTCTCGCACGTGAGGGTGGTCTCGGTGTGATCCACCGCAACAACCTGATCGAAGAACAAGCCGCCATGGTCAAACGCGTGAAGCGTTCCGAGAATGCGGTGATCTACAATCCGCTGACGGTGACGCGTCGCCAGACGATCGGACAGATCAAGGAGATCATGTTCGAGCACGGCTTCTCCGGTTTCCCAGTGGTGGGCGAAGAGGGCAAGCTCGAGGGAATGATCACCAGTCGTGACGTGCGCATCCTTGAGGATGACGCCGCCCTGGTGGAAGCCGTGATGACGCCGCTTGAGCGCCTCGTCACCGCTGCTGAGAACACGACCATCGAAGACGCCCAGCGCGTGTTGCACGAAAACCGTATCGAGAAGCTTCCGCTGATCAACGAAGCCGGCGAATTGGTCGGACTGATCACCGGTGCCGATATTGAAAAGCGTGCCGAGTTCACCAATGCAGCCAAGGACGCACACGGGCGCTTGCTCTGTGGTGCTGCGATTGGCGTGGGGCCTGACTGCGTGGACCGTGCAGTGGCACTGGCAGAAGCGGGTGCGGATGCGCTCTTCATCGATGCGGCGACTGGTCACACCTCCCGCGTGGTGGACGTGATCCGCATGGTGAAGGAAAAAGTGGATTTGCCGGTCGTGGCCGGAAACGTGGTGACCGAACAAGGTGCCAAAGATCTTTGCGATGCCGGTGCAGACGCCGTGAAAGTGGGTGTCGGTCCGGGATCGATTTGCACCACCCGTGTGATTTCGGGTGTGGGCATGCCGCAGTTTACCGCAGTGCAGAACGTGGCGCGCCACTGCCGCAAGGTGGGCGTTCCTGTGATTGCCGACGGTGGCATCCGTTACTCCGGTGACGTGGTGAAAGCTTTGGCCGCTGGTGCGGATCTCGTGATGCTTGGGTCATTGCTCGCCGGAACCCGCGAAAGTCCTGGCGCGACCGTTCACTTCGGTGGTCGTCGCTTCAAGCAGTACCGCGGCATGGGCTCGCTTCAGGCGATGCGCAAGGGCAGCGGTGACCGCTATGGTCAGAACAGCAGCGGCAAGTTGGTCGCAGAGGGCGTGGAAGCCCGCGTGCCATACAAGGGGCCATTGGCCGACGTTGTGTTCCAGCTGATGGGCGGTCTCCGCTCGGGTATGGGATATGTTGGTGCCAGCACCCTCGAGGAACTGCGCGAGCGCGCCGAGTTCGTCCGCATCACCGCCGGCGGATTGCGCGAGAGCCACCCTCACGACATCACCATCACCGAGGAGCCGATCAACTACCAGCCGTCCAACTAA
- the guaA gene encoding glutamine-hydrolyzing GMP synthase: MEEINHVAVLDFGSQYTQLIVRRVRELGYFAKLYRPEDVAEIGKPGAIILSGGPKSTSEADAPDIDFATLDAYGVPVLGVCYGMQLLNIKFGGEVKASDKREYGQAIMKPVACEGLYEGVSAESQVWMSHSDTVSNLPDGCSVIAVNQHDTPVSLQWGERYFGIQYHPEVTHSHEGTRILGNFLMMAGDLQPFRIEEFRREIIDGIRDRVGDKQVVCGVSGGVDSTVLAVLLHEAGVNMRAIFVDNGLLRKDEAAEVVNNFHRMGVPIEKVDASERFLTALAGETAPEKKRVIIGNLFLDVFWDAVGDAEILAQGTLYPDVIESASNENSKASKIKTHHNRVDRVLELQAQGKVLEPLAELFKDEVRELGASLGIAKDILNRHPFPGPGLAVRCPGDITKEKLDIIREVDAIFISRLKDHGWYDKVWQAYGALVPVKTVGVKGDERSYEWACSLRAVVSEDAMTADWVELPYSILRESSNMILNSVAGINRVLFDVSSKPPASIEWE, encoded by the coding sequence ATGGAAGAAATCAACCACGTTGCGGTCCTCGACTTCGGTTCGCAATACACACAACTCATTGTTCGCCGAGTGCGCGAACTCGGATACTTCGCCAAGCTCTACCGTCCTGAGGACGTGGCTGAGATTGGCAAGCCTGGTGCCATCATTCTTTCCGGCGGGCCGAAGAGCACGTCGGAGGCGGATGCTCCGGACATCGACTTTGCCACGCTTGATGCCTACGGCGTTCCTGTGCTTGGTGTTTGTTACGGCATGCAGTTGCTGAACATTAAGTTCGGTGGCGAAGTGAAAGCCAGTGACAAGCGCGAGTACGGCCAGGCCATCATGAAGCCGGTGGCTTGCGAGGGGCTGTACGAAGGCGTTTCCGCTGAGTCCCAGGTTTGGATGAGCCATTCCGACACGGTGAGCAATTTGCCGGACGGATGCAGCGTGATTGCGGTCAACCAGCACGACACACCGGTTTCCCTCCAGTGGGGTGAGCGTTACTTCGGTATCCAGTACCACCCGGAGGTGACCCACAGCCACGAAGGAACCCGTATTCTCGGCAACTTCCTGATGATGGCGGGTGATCTCCAGCCATTCCGCATCGAGGAGTTCCGCCGTGAGATCATCGACGGCATCCGCGACCGCGTGGGTGACAAGCAGGTCGTGTGTGGTGTGTCCGGTGGTGTGGATTCGACCGTGCTTGCCGTGCTTCTGCACGAGGCTGGTGTGAACATGCGCGCCATCTTTGTCGACAACGGATTGTTGCGTAAGGACGAGGCCGCCGAGGTGGTCAACAACTTCCACCGCATGGGCGTGCCGATCGAGAAGGTGGATGCTTCCGAGCGCTTCCTGACCGCGTTGGCAGGTGAGACCGCTCCGGAGAAGAAGCGTGTCATCATTGGCAACCTTTTCCTCGACGTCTTCTGGGACGCTGTGGGGGATGCTGAAATTCTCGCTCAGGGGACTCTCTATCCTGACGTCATCGAAAGTGCCTCGAACGAGAATTCGAAGGCCTCGAAGATCAAGACCCACCACAACCGCGTGGACCGCGTGCTCGAACTGCAAGCGCAGGGCAAGGTGCTCGAGCCATTGGCTGAGTTGTTCAAAGACGAAGTCCGCGAGCTCGGTGCGTCGTTGGGAATCGCCAAGGACATTTTGAACCGTCACCCATTCCCAGGTCCGGGCCTTGCGGTTCGTTGCCCGGGTGACATCACCAAGGAGAAGCTCGACATCATCCGTGAGGTGGATGCGATCTTCATCTCGCGCCTCAAGGATCACGGCTGGTATGACAAGGTCTGGCAGGCCTACGGTGCGTTGGTGCCGGTCAAGACCGTCGGGGTGAAGGGTGACGAGCGCTCGTACGAGTGGGCGTGCTCGCTCCGTGCCGTGGTGTCCGAGGATGCCATGACCGCGGACTGGGTGGAGTTGCCTTACAGCATCCTCCGCGAGTCGAGCAACATGATCCTTAACAGCGTCGCGGGCATCAACCGTGTGCTCTTCGACGTGTCGAGCAAGCCGCCTGCATCCATTGAGTGGGAGTAA
- a CDS encoding SUMF1/EgtB/PvdO family nonheme iron enzyme has protein sequence MTTHSLTQNAAHVALATLLACSPSLLIAQQRDGAPPHAPAEINGVKGSSILKLLGAKQEDGIDRKILSHYVDHFDRVDTNGDGFHSAQEYVENAGYKTRASRAGIFGAADSNRDGKVSKSEYILNRIITDEGKALISAMDDNGDGKTSEQEFLNNAPLTDKELARNVFDTLDRENSGFLATHQYLRVWGQWARSGKADADTRIARMEQRLETGASDTEPAPDRPTRPARASGERPQGGPPQGQRPSPANLLTRFDSDGDGKLRGDEIPERMKARLDHIDRNGDGIVTKDELERMGPPKSGQRPPREGNDERPTPTAPSKAGKPEKRPAESRSQIFDRSARLAKIDRNRDGRISKDEYRTHGPAALFAELDADHDGFLSTQESRWMMTFEPIPGGTFEMGSDHERSAGPAHQVEISAFSMGTTEVTTAQYCQYLNAALNAGEITVKLGDASGGGVRIFVSIPAYEVIGAPGSKFAGKTFTILSPVAGLSHVKLDGHPINIPEHPLNQSWIDYSPETHKFSVRPGFEDWPAVNIRWYGAKAFADHYGLDLPSEAQWEYAAKGGQNFRWASSTGEISGKLANFKCFASNTRHPSTDAVDEPEKWAGFRLPVGSYPANPFGLYDLGGNVWEWTGDWYSDDFYQLCKDQGTVRDPINRDGDEPPADAKGGPSGGTTHDARVVRGGSYQYHQATLSTTYRMPLYPFRGNDHFGFRVVSMSPESTTTRQP, from the coding sequence ATGACCACACACTCTCTCACGCAGAATGCAGCGCACGTCGCGCTCGCCACACTGCTCGCCTGCTCGCCGTCACTCCTAATCGCCCAGCAGCGCGATGGCGCTCCACCGCATGCGCCCGCCGAGATCAACGGCGTGAAGGGTTCCTCCATTCTGAAACTGCTCGGAGCCAAACAGGAAGACGGCATCGACCGAAAGATCCTCAGCCACTACGTCGACCACTTCGATCGCGTCGACACCAATGGAGACGGCTTCCATTCGGCGCAAGAATATGTTGAGAACGCCGGCTACAAAACCCGCGCGTCCAGAGCCGGAATCTTCGGCGCCGCCGACAGCAACCGCGACGGCAAGGTCTCGAAAAGCGAGTACATCCTCAACCGCATCATCACCGATGAAGGCAAGGCTCTCATCTCCGCGATGGACGACAACGGCGACGGCAAAACCAGCGAGCAGGAGTTTCTCAACAACGCTCCACTCACCGACAAGGAACTCGCGCGCAACGTATTCGACACCCTCGATCGCGAAAACAGCGGCTTTCTAGCCACCCACCAATACTTGCGCGTTTGGGGACAATGGGCCCGCTCCGGAAAAGCCGATGCCGACACCAGGATCGCCCGCATGGAGCAACGCCTGGAGACCGGAGCCAGCGACACCGAGCCCGCACCAGATCGCCCGACACGCCCAGCTCGAGCAAGTGGCGAGCGACCACAAGGCGGCCCGCCACAAGGCCAGCGCCCGTCGCCGGCCAACTTGCTGACACGCTTCGACTCGGACGGCGACGGCAAGTTGCGCGGTGATGAAATACCCGAACGCATGAAAGCCCGCCTCGATCACATCGACCGCAATGGCGATGGCATCGTGACGAAAGATGAACTGGAACGCATGGGGCCACCAAAAAGTGGCCAGCGCCCGCCACGCGAAGGAAACGATGAGCGCCCGACTCCCACGGCACCCAGTAAAGCAGGCAAGCCGGAGAAGCGTCCGGCTGAGAGCCGTTCACAGATCTTCGACCGCAGCGCACGATTGGCAAAAATCGACCGCAACCGCGACGGCAGGATCTCAAAAGACGAATACCGCACACACGGTCCGGCTGCGTTGTTTGCCGAACTCGACGCTGACCACGATGGATTCTTGAGCACCCAAGAATCGCGCTGGATGATGACTTTCGAGCCCATCCCCGGCGGCACGTTTGAAATGGGGAGCGACCACGAACGCTCAGCGGGGCCAGCCCACCAGGTCGAGATCAGCGCATTCTCCATGGGCACCACCGAAGTCACCACCGCGCAGTATTGCCAGTACCTCAACGCGGCACTGAATGCCGGTGAGATCACGGTAAAGCTGGGCGACGCCAGCGGCGGAGGTGTCCGGATCTTCGTCTCCATCCCCGCCTACGAAGTGATCGGCGCACCTGGCTCGAAGTTCGCCGGCAAAACCTTCACCATCCTCAGCCCGGTCGCCGGACTGTCGCACGTGAAGCTCGACGGCCACCCGATCAACATTCCGGAGCACCCGCTCAACCAAAGCTGGATCGATTACTCGCCCGAGACCCACAAGTTCTCCGTACGCCCCGGCTTCGAGGATTGGCCGGCGGTCAACATCCGCTGGTACGGCGCCAAAGCATTCGCCGACCATTATGGCCTGGATCTCCCATCCGAGGCCCAGTGGGAATACGCGGCAAAGGGTGGCCAGAACTTCCGCTGGGCCTCCTCAACCGGAGAGATCAGCGGCAAGCTCGCCAACTTCAAGTGCTTCGCCTCCAACACAAGGCACCCTTCCACGGATGCAGTCGACGAACCTGAGAAATGGGCTGGATTCCGCCTTCCCGTCGGAAGTTATCCCGCCAACCCATTCGGCCTATACGACCTGGGCGGCAATGTCTGGGAATGGACCGGCGATTGGTACAGCGACGACTTCTACCAACTCTGCAAGGATCAGGGAACCGTTCGCGACCCGATCAACCGTGACGGCGATGAACCTCCAGCCGATGCCAAGGGAGGCCCGTCCGGAGGCACGACCCACGACGCCCGCGTCGTCCGTGGCGGATCCTACCAATACCATCAGGCCACGCTCAGCACGACCTACCGAATGCCGCTCTACCCGTTCCGAGGCAACGATCACTTTGGCTTCCGCGTGGTAAGCATGAGCCCTGAATCCACGACCACGAGGCAGCCATAG
- a CDS encoding CvfB family protein, whose amino-acid sequence MITLGQSYTLEVTKLSEHGAYLNAGELGDVLLPRKFASKALTPGDMVDVFLYRDSEDRPVATTQTPKAKVGEFALLKVKQSTPVGAFLDWGLEKDLLVPFSEQGDGMRVGHSYVVFLYLDEIHNRITATTKLDKHLNKEPHRFKEQQAVDLVIAQITDLGFKAIINGTHTGILYSNEVFQPLEIGQQIQGYIKQIRYDGKIDLCLQGTKQARDSHAEAILRHLENRGGSSPLNDKSSPEEITAALHMSKKAFKKAVGGLYKQQKITVSEDGIELVK is encoded by the coding sequence ATGATCACACTCGGCCAATCTTATACCCTCGAAGTCACCAAACTCTCGGAGCACGGCGCCTACCTCAATGCCGGCGAGCTCGGCGACGTCCTGCTGCCGCGCAAGTTCGCCTCCAAGGCACTCACGCCGGGTGACATGGTCGATGTCTTCCTCTACCGCGACTCCGAAGACCGCCCGGTGGCCACCACCCAAACGCCAAAGGCAAAAGTCGGTGAGTTCGCCCTGCTGAAAGTAAAACAAAGCACGCCTGTCGGGGCCTTCCTCGACTGGGGCTTGGAAAAAGACCTGCTCGTCCCATTCTCGGAGCAAGGAGACGGCATGCGCGTCGGTCACTCCTACGTGGTTTTCCTCTACCTCGACGAGATCCACAACCGCATCACCGCCACCACCAAGCTCGACAAACACCTCAACAAAGAGCCACATCGCTTCAAGGAGCAACAAGCCGTCGATCTCGTGATCGCTCAGATCACCGATCTTGGGTTCAAAGCCATCATCAACGGTACCCACACCGGCATCCTCTATAGCAACGAGGTCTTCCAACCATTGGAAATCGGCCAGCAGATCCAGGGCTACATCAAACAGATCCGCTACGACGGCAAGATCGACCTCTGCTTGCAAGGAACCAAGCAGGCCCGCGACAGCCACGCCGAAGCTATTCTCCGCCACCTCGAAAACCGCGGCGGATCATCCCCGCTCAACGACAAGTCGTCACCGGAGGAAATCACCGCCGCCCTGCACATGAGCAAGAAGGCATTCAAAAAAGCCGTCGGCGGACTCTACAAACAACAAAAGATCACCGTCTCAGAGGATGGGATCGAGTTGGTGAAGTAG